The sequence TGGCGGAAGACACCCCCTCGGGGTTCCTGCAGCACGAAATTGCGCAGGGTGTTGTCGGAGGCGAGGAAGCGCGACTGCGCCCACACAGTGTCACCCGGCGGGGGCGCCACGCCGCCGACGATCACGTCGCCGACCTCGCCCTCGGCATGGCAGCCGACAATGTGAATGATCCTGGAGGAGCGCATGGGGGCCTCGTGGCTATTTCCATCCACCCTTTCGTCGTCATGGCCGGGCTTGCCCCGGCCATCCACGTCTTCGGTGGCGGCGATTAAGTCGTGGGTCCCCGGGCCAGGCCCGGGGATGACGTCGTCGTGGTACCGTCAGCCGATCACCACCACGGCCGCGCCGAGCGCGTCGAAGCGCGGGGTGACACCGAGTCCCGGCGCGTCGGAGGCGGTCATGAAGCCGTTTTCGCGGCGGGGCGCGTCGGTGGCGATGTCCACCGTGCCGTAGCTGTTGAAATCGGTGGCGGAGAAGGTGAATTCCTCCGGCGTCGAGCGGGCGAGATGGGCTATTGTTGCGGTGACGATGTCGCCGCCCCAGGTGTCCTCGATGGTCATCGGCGTGCCGGAGGCGACGCAGATGTCGCGCATCAGCCGCGCCTTGGTCAGCCCGCCGACCTTGGAGATTTTCAGGTTGATGATGTCCATCGCGTCATCCGCCAGCCCCTTCATCAGCGTGCCGACGCCGTCAATCACCTCGTCGAGCACGAAGGGCCGCGCGGTGCGGGCGCGCACCGACAGGCATTCCTCATAAGTGGGGCAGGGCTGTTCGATGTACACATCGAGGTCGGCCACTTCGGCGCAGATGCGGGCGGCTTCGGCGCGGGTCCAGCCGGTATTGGCGTCGGCGACGAGAATGTCGGAAGCGTCCAGAATCGCGCGGGTGGCGCGGATGCGGTCGATGTCCTGGTCGGCATCGCCGCCGACTTTGAGCTGGAACTTGGTGTAGCCCTCGGCCTTGTAGCCGGCGATCTTCTTCGCCATCACTTCAGAGGCTTCCTGCGAGATGGCGCGGTAGAGCGCGACCTTCTCCTGCGCCGCGCCGCCCAGCAGCTTGTAGACTGGCAGACCCGTGACCTTGCCGAGAATGTCCCAGCAGGCAATGTCGATCGGCGCCTTGACATAGGGATGGCCGCGCAGCACCGCGTCCATATGCCGGTTCAGCACGTTGAGATCGGTGGGATCGAGGCCGAGCACCTTCGGGCCGATTTCGGCCAGCCCGGCGCGCACGCCCTGGGCATAGGCCGGCAGATAGGCCGAGCCGAGCGGGCAGCATTCGGCATAGCCGGTGATGCCGGCATCGGTCTCCACCGCCACCACGGTGGAATCGAACACCTCGATGAAATTGCCGTTCGACCAGTTGTAGCGGCCCTCGCGCAGCGGGAGCCCGACCTTGTAGGCCTTGATGCCGGTGATCTTCATGGCGTGGTTTCCGTTATCTCGTGGTCATCGCGGGCCTGGCCCGGGGAAGAGGTCTTGCGGGGAGCGGAGGCATTGGCGGCAAAAGCGGGCCGGGCCTAGCCCGGCCGGGACGGCGGGGTTCACACCACCACGAAGCCATGGGCGAAGGGGTCGCGGTCGTCGATGAAGATGGTGTTGTAGCCGGTCATGCGGGCCCAGCCGCCGATGGAGGGGATGATCGCGTCGCGCTCGCCCACCTTCACCGCCGCCTCGACCCGGCCCTTGAACAGCGAGCCGATGATGCTTTCATGCACGAAATCGTCGCCCACTTTCAGCCGTCCCAGCGCGGCGAGATGCGCCATGCGCGAGGAGGTGCCGGTGCCGCAGGGCGAGCGGTCGATCGCCTTGTCGCCATAGAACACCGCGTTGCGCGCATGCGCCTCCGGGTGCCGGGCAACGCCGGTCCAAAGAATGTGCGACAGGCCGCGGATTTCCGGCTTTTCCGGGTGAATGAACTCATATTTCTCGTTCAGCGCCCGGCGCAGCGCCGGGCTCATCCCCACCAGCTCGCCGGCGGTGAAGTCCGCCATGTCGCGGAAGGCGGCCTGCGGCTCGACGATGGCGTAGAAATTGCCGCCATAGGCGACATCCACCGTCACCTCGCCAAGGCCGGGGCACTCAGCCGTCAGCCCGCGCGCATAGAGGAAGGCGGGCACATTGGTGATGCGCACCTCTTCCACATATTGCCCGACCTGGGTGTATTCCGCCTTCACCACGCCGGCCGGCGTGTCGAGCATCAGCACGCCCGGCGTCTTCGGGGTGACGAGCCCGTGCTCGATCGCCATCGTCACCGTGCCGATGGTGCCATGGCCGCACATGGGCAGGCAGCCCGAGGTTTCGATGAACAGGATGGCGACATCGCAATCCGGCCGGGTGGGGGGATAGAGGATCGAGCCGGACATCATGTCGTGGCCGCGCGGCTCGAACATCAGCCCGGTGCGGATCCAGTCGAACTCGCGCAGGAAATGGGCGCGCTTCTCGATCATGGTGTCGCCGACGAGGTTCGGCCCGCCGCCGGCCACCAGCCGCACCGGGTTGCCGCAGGTGTGGCCGTCTATGCAGAAGAAGCTGTGTCGCGCCATGGGGATACTCGTCAGAAGCGGTCGGGGCGGAAAGGTTCGAGCGGAATGGACGGCTGGCGCCCGGCCGCGAGATCGGCGATCAGCTTGCCCGTCGCCGCGCTCTGGGTCAGGCCGAGATGGCCATGCCCGAAGGCATAGAGCACGCGCGGCGAGGCGGTGGAGGGGCCGATGACGGGCAGCGAATCCGGCAGTGAGGGGCGAAAGCCCATCCATTGCCGGCCGCCCTCGGTGCGCAGGCCGGGCAGGAAGCGCGCGGCCTTGGTCAGCATCGCCTCGGAACGCTTGAAATTGGGCGGCGCCTTCAGCCCGCCCAGTTCCACCGCCCCGCCGACGCGAATGCCGGTGGACAGCGGCGTCACCACAAAGCCATGGCCGCCGAAGGTGAGTTGCCGGCGCAGGTCGAACGCGCCGGGCGGCAGGGTGGTGTTGTAGCCGCGCTCGGTCTCCAGCGGTACGGAATCGCCGAGCGACTTCGCCAGCGGGCGCGACCACGCCCCGCCGGCGATCACCGCGCGCCCGGCCTGCAGCGTCTTGCCGTCGGCGAGGCGCAGCCGCACGCTGTGCGTGTCGGCCTCGATGCCGGTCACTTCGCCATGGATGAGGCCGGCGCCGCGCGCCATCACCATGCGGAACAAAGCGAGGGCGTAGTGATAGGGGTCGCTCACCGTCTGCCAGTGCGGGGTGAACGTCCCGACCGTGAAGCGCGGCGACAGGCCGGGCTGCAGTTCGGCCAGCCGCTCGCCGCGCACATGCTCGAAGGCGATGCCCTCGCGCGCCCGCGCCTCCCAGCCCGGCATCGCCGCGGCAAGCTCGGCCTCGCTCTCATAGAGCTGGAGATTGCCATCGGAACGCAGATGCTCGGCAAGGCCGGCCTGGGTCACCAGCGCCTGCATGGCGGTGGCGGCAAAGCGCATCAGGTTGCCCTGCGCGGTGATCGAGGCCTGATAGCGGTCGGGCAGGCTGGCGCGCCAGAAGCGGATCAGCCAGGGGGTGATCTGCGCGAGGTAGCGCGGGGGAATGGTCAGCGGTCCCAGCGGGTCGAGCAGCCATTTCGGCGCCTTGCGCAGCATGCCGGGCGAGGCGAGGGGGAGAATGTCGGTGAAGGCCAGCGCGCCGGCATTGCCGTAGCTGGCCCCCTCCGCCACGCCGCCGCGCTCGACAAGGCGCACGCGGTGGCCTTCGGCGAGCAGGTGAAAGGCGGTGGCAAGGCCGACAATGCCGGCGCCGACGATGACGATGTCGTTCTGGGAGGAAGCTGAGGGCACGCTCTTAACCGCGCTGGTTCACGTCGGGCATCGCCCCGGAGCGGCGGCAGGCCGCTCCGGGATCGTGCAGTTTCAAGGGCGATTCCGTCCCCTTGGTCCCCGGCTCATGCCCGGAGGCGAGGGGACGGCGGAGCGCGCCTCACGCCGCCTTGGCGAGGGTCGGGCGGGTGGCGAGCGCGTCGCGGACGATCTTCTCCACCTTGGCGCGCTGCTCGCCTTCCAGCGGCAGGCGCGGGGCGCGCACGCGCTCGGTGGTGCCGGTGACCATGGCTTCGACCAGCTTGAGATTCTGGACGAGATAGGTCGACACGTCGAGGTCGAGCAGCGGGCGGAACCAGCGGTAGATCGCCAGCGCCTCGTCATAGCGCTTGGCCTTCATCAGCCGGTAGATGGCGACCGTCTCCTCGGGGAAGGCGACCACGAGGCCGGCGACCCAGCCCACCGCACCGAGCGCCAGCGCCTCATAGGCGAGGTTGTCGACGCCGGTGAAGATGTCGTAGCGGTCGCCGAAGGCGTTCTGCAGCTCGACGGTGCGGCGGATGTCGTCCGAGGACTCCTTCACCGCGACGAAGCGCTTGTCCTTGGCGAGCTCGGCCATGATCTCGACGGTCACGTCGACGCGGTAGGCGACGCGGTTGGAATAGATCATGACCGGCAGGTCGGCGGCCTGCGCCACCGCGGAGAGGGTGGCCACCGTCTCCTTCGGGTTGGTGTGGTAGACGAGGCTCGGCACCACCATCAGCCCGTCGGCGCCGGCCTGGGCGGCGCGCTTGGCGAGGATCGCGCAGTCGCGCGTGGCGGAATCGGCGATGGTCATCAGCACCGGGCGCTTGCCGGCAACCGCTTTGGCGGTCTTCAGCACAGCGAGGCGCTCGTCATGCGAGAGCATCGGGCCTTCGCCGAGCGAGCCGTTGACGATGATGCCGTCGACGCCGGCGTCGATCTGCAGGCCGAAGCTGCGCTCCATCTCCTTGTGGTCGAGCGTGTCGTCTTCGTTGAACTTGGCGGTAACGGCGGGATAGACGCCCTGCCACATGGGACTGCTCCTTAATTCTACTGAAAAGCCGATCCGGGGGGGATCAGAGGACGGATTTGAGGAAGTCGATGGTTTCCGGCTTTTGCGGATTTCCGATGACCTCGGCGGGCGGGCCGATCTCGTGGATCTTGCCCTTGTGGAAGAAGGCCACGCGGTCGGACACCTCGCGGGCGAAGGCGATCTCATGGGTGACGACGATCATCGTCATGCCCTCGGCGGAAAGCGAGCGCATGGTGTCGAGCACCTCGCCAACGAGCTGCGGGTCGAGCGCCGAGGTCACCTCGTCGAACAGCATGTAGTCGGGCGACATGGCAAGCGCGCGGGCGATCGCCATGCGCTGCTGCTGGCCGCCGGAAAGCTTGGAAGGATAGACCTTCAGCTTCTCCGACAGCCCGACACGGGCGAGCTTGTCCACCGCGATGGCTTCCGCCTCGGCCTTCGACTTGCCGAGCACCTTGCGCGGGGCGAGCATCACGTTTTCCAGCACGGTGAGATGGGGAAACGCATTCCACTGTTGGAAAACAATGCCGATCTTGCGGCGCAGCTTGTTGAGGTCGGTGCCGCGCGCATGCACATCCGTGCCGTCGACGAGGATGCGGCCCGCATTGATCGGCTCAAGCCCGTTGATGCACATGAGCAAAGTGGACTTGCCCGAGCCGGACCCGCCGATGACGGAGACGACCTCGCCCTTCTCGACGGTCATGGTCACGCCCTTGACCACTTCGAGCGAGCCGAAGGATTTGTGTACGTCCTGTATTTCGATCGACATGCAAAAACCTCGGGTCTCAGTCGTTCTCGCGCCAGCGCTTTTCGAGGCGGGCGCCGAGGCGGGCGATGGGGAAGCTCATCAGGAAGTAGATCAGCCCGGCGATGGAGAGCACGAAGAGCGGCTCCTGGATGCGGGTGACGATGACCTGCGAGGAGCGCAGAAGCTCGATGACGCCGATCCACCACACCATGGCGGTGTCCTTCATCACGCCGAGCGTCAGGCCGATCCAGCTCGGCAAAGCGACGCGGAGCGCGATGGGGAAGACGATCTCGGTCAGGTCCTGCCTCCAGGTGAGGCCGAGCGAACGGGCGGCGCGG is a genomic window of Ancylobacter sp. IITR112 containing:
- a CDS encoding cis-3-hydroxy-L-proline dehydratase, translated to MKITGIKAYKVGLPLREGRYNWSNGNFIEVFDSTVVAVETDAGITGYAECCPLGSAYLPAYAQGVRAGLAEIGPKVLGLDPTDLNVLNRHMDAVLRGHPYVKAPIDIACWDILGKVTGLPVYKLLGGAAQEKVALYRAISQEASEVMAKKIAGYKAEGYTKFQLKVGGDADQDIDRIRATRAILDASDILVADANTGWTRAEAARICAEVADLDVYIEQPCPTYEECLSVRARTARPFVLDEVIDGVGTLMKGLADDAMDIINLKISKVGGLTKARLMRDICVASGTPMTIEDTWGGDIVTATIAHLARSTPEEFTFSATDFNSYGTVDIATDAPRRENGFMTASDAPGLGVTPRFDALGAAVVVIG
- a CDS encoding 4-hydroxyproline epimerase, which encodes MARHSFFCIDGHTCGNPVRLVAGGGPNLVGDTMIEKRAHFLREFDWIRTGLMFEPRGHDMMSGSILYPPTRPDCDVAILFIETSGCLPMCGHGTIGTVTMAIEHGLVTPKTPGVLMLDTPAGVVKAEYTQVGQYVEEVRITNVPAFLYARGLTAECPGLGEVTVDVAYGGNFYAIVEPQAAFRDMADFTAGELVGMSPALRRALNEKYEFIHPEKPEIRGLSHILWTGVARHPEAHARNAVFYGDKAIDRSPCGTGTSSRMAHLAALGRLKVGDDFVHESIIGSLFKGRVEAAVKVGERDAIIPSIGGWARMTGYNTIFIDDRDPFAHGFVVV
- a CDS encoding NAD(P)/FAD-dependent oxidoreductase is translated as MPSASSQNDIVIVGAGIVGLATAFHLLAEGHRVRLVERGGVAEGASYGNAGALAFTDILPLASPGMLRKAPKWLLDPLGPLTIPPRYLAQITPWLIRFWRASLPDRYQASITAQGNLMRFAATAMQALVTQAGLAEHLRSDGNLQLYESEAELAAAMPGWEARAREGIAFEHVRGERLAELQPGLSPRFTVGTFTPHWQTVSDPYHYALALFRMVMARGAGLIHGEVTGIEADTHSVRLRLADGKTLQAGRAVIAGGAWSRPLAKSLGDSVPLETERGYNTTLPPGAFDLRRQLTFGGHGFVVTPLSTGIRVGGAVELGGLKAPPNFKRSEAMLTKAARFLPGLRTEGGRQWMGFRPSLPDSLPVIGPSTASPRVLYAFGHGHLGLTQSAATGKLIADLAAGRQPSIPLEPFRPDRF
- a CDS encoding dihydrodipicolinate synthase family protein produces the protein MWQGVYPAVTAKFNEDDTLDHKEMERSFGLQIDAGVDGIIVNGSLGEGPMLSHDERLAVLKTAKAVAGKRPVLMTIADSATRDCAILAKRAAQAGADGLMVVPSLVYHTNPKETVATLSAVAQAADLPVMIYSNRVAYRVDVTVEIMAELAKDKRFVAVKESSDDIRRTVELQNAFGDRYDIFTGVDNLAYEALALGAVGWVAGLVVAFPEETVAIYRLMKAKRYDEALAIYRWFRPLLDLDVSTYLVQNLKLVEAMVTGTTERVRAPRLPLEGEQRAKVEKIVRDALATRPTLAKAA
- a CDS encoding amino acid ABC transporter ATP-binding protein, producing the protein MSIEIQDVHKSFGSLEVVKGVTMTVEKGEVVSVIGGSGSGKSTLLMCINGLEPINAGRILVDGTDVHARGTDLNKLRRKIGIVFQQWNAFPHLTVLENVMLAPRKVLGKSKAEAEAIAVDKLARVGLSEKLKVYPSKLSGGQQQRMAIARALAMSPDYMLFDEVTSALDPQLVGEVLDTMRSLSAEGMTMIVVTHEIAFAREVSDRVAFFHKGKIHEIGPPAEVIGNPQKPETIDFLKSVL